The genomic stretch CTTGCCAAACCTTCGGCCATAGGGCTGCGGCATGTATTTCCAGTACAAACAAAGGCAATTCGCACCATGATTACTCCTATCCCAATAACATCCTTATCCCAATAATGACGAGCACAAGACCTCCCATGGCCTCTGCTCGTTTTCCTAACCAAGAACCTACATAACGACCAAGCACTAAGCCGCTGCCCATCATCAATCCGGCGACCGTTCCCATCACCAATACAGTAATTCCAACCCCGCTATCCACTGTCCCTAAAGAAAATCCAACACTGAGGGCGTCTAAACTCACACTGGCAGCTAAGGCATATAACCCTACCCCGCTTAAGCATACCCCCGTGGGCAATTGTTGCTGATGTAGAGCCAGTCTTGCTCTAGAAAGAGGAATACACTCCGGCTCCGGCCTCCAGACATGGAATACCATCCTTCCTCCCAACCATAACAGGACAAGTGCGCCAATTCCTTTCGCTAAATGCCCCAGAAACATCCCCAGAGTTTGACCCAAGAGCAGACCTCCTAAAGGCATGAACACATGAAAGACTGCTACCATCAAGGAAAGACGAAGAGTCATACGTTTCCCTACACCTACTAAGCCGATGGCTAAGGCCAAACTAAAGGCGTCCGCTCCTAAAGCCACAGAAAGTGCTAAGATCCAGGCAAGATTCAATCCCCACTCCTCCTATTCGAGGTATATAGAATACAATACGGCGTCTTTGTATTCTATGCTTGAGGGTGTGCTTACATGAATGATGAGATTTTGTCTCTAGGATCTTACTATACACGTTTGTGGGGGTAGGCTTCTCCAGGATTTTGCTATACACGTTCGCTCAGAAAGCTGCGCTCACCCGTTCTAATCGCTCAAGCTCTCCGCTGCAAGCTTTTCGTGAAGAACGGGTAGCTGCTCGCTTTGAAGTCGCTCTCTTCGGTATATCAAAATCCTTGGGTCAGGCTTCTATATTGGACCCATGCCCCGGTCTGCAAGTATCGCTGCCCCGGAGCTACTGAGTGAGTGTTGTGCGTAAAGCTGCACGAACCCGAATTTCAGAAAAATCAAAGACCTACACCCGAAGCACTTTCTGCCCCGACGCTTTAATCAACCGATTCATAATAGCAAAGCCCAGACCCTTATCTGAGACCCCTTCGGCGAGAATAATATCCATACCCTGCTCATCGCAGAGCCTTAAGCCCTCGTAGAGGTTACCGGCAACCTCTGCGGGATTATTCTCAGAACCCAAGACGTAAAGCAAGTCAGGCAATTGGTAGTGGAGCCCCGCTGCGCTCTCTAATGTGCAGAGGATTCCTACCTTCTTCAGACGGGATTGTCCTTTGCGAATCTCCTCAACCATCTTGCGAATAACTTTTGCTCGTTCGCCAATGAGAAGGGTTAAGTCCCCTTTTGGGGCATAATGACGATATTTCATACCGGGAGCCTTGGGGGCCTGTTGCTCGGAGGGATGATCGATTGCTACTTCCCCCAGCACCTCTTCCAGTTGCTCCTTAGTAACTCCTCCGGGACGAAGAATGATGGGCACTTCTCCGGTTAAATCCAAGACAGTGGATTCCACTCCCACCGAACATGCTCCGGCGTCCAGGATCAAGGGGATCTTGCCTTTTAAATCCTTCCAAACATGACTTCCCTTGGTAGGGCTGGGTTTGCCGGAAAGGTTAGCACTGGGAGCCGCGATCGGGACTCCAGCTTCCTGAATCAACTGTAAGGCTACGGGATGGTTTGGCATACGAATACCCACGGTACCTAATCCGCCACTTACCACATCCGGCACTAAATCAGTCTTCT from Desulfitobacterium dichloroeliminans LMG P-21439 encodes the following:
- a CDS encoding L-threonylcarbamoyladenylate synthase; translated protein: METKRVTIDAQKPEYEWIQEGAKLIREGKLVALPTETVYGLGANAIDAEACQEIFRVKGRPQDNPLIAHISDLDMAKKLTGHWTPQAALCAEQFWPGPLTLVLEKTDLVPDVVSGGLGTVGIRMPNHPVALQLIQEAGVPIAAPSANLSGKPSPTKGSHVWKDLKGKIPLILDAGACSVGVESTVLDLTGEVPIILRPGGVTKEQLEEVLGEVAIDHPSEQQAPKAPGMKYRHYAPKGDLTLLIGERAKVIRKMVEEIRKGQSRLKKVGILCTLESAAGLHYQLPDLLYVLGSENNPAEVAGNLYEGLRLCDEQGMDIILAEGVSDKGLGFAIMNRLIKASGQKVLRV
- a CDS encoding manganese efflux pump MntP family protein, with translation MNLAWILALSVALGADAFSLALAIGLVGVGKRMTLRLSLMVAVFHVFMPLGGLLLGQTLGMFLGHLAKGIGALVLLWLGGRMVFHVWRPEPECIPLSRARLALHQQQLPTGVCLSGVGLYALAASVSLDALSVGFSLGTVDSGVGITVLVMGTVAGLMMGSGLVLGRYVGSWLGKRAEAMGGLVLVIIGIRMLLG